A stretch of Mesorhizobium sp. M2A.F.Ca.ET.046.03.2.1 DNA encodes these proteins:
- a CDS encoding J domain-containing protein, with translation MTFVDYYELLEISPRATPETIERIFRYFAKRYHPDNRETGDERRFSDLVEAHNTLKDPATRAQYDIHYREYLGHQRETAQEASDPRVVEKDMIVQDRVLSLLCMKRRQDVNNPGIGDEELERLSGCPREHLEFHLWYLKAKGFIGRTENGTFAITVQGIDRAYSERQESRPVATRLLESTAS, from the coding sequence ATGACATTTGTTGATTACTACGAGCTGCTGGAGATCAGCCCGAGGGCGACGCCAGAAACGATCGAGCGTATCTTCCGCTACTTCGCTAAACGCTACCACCCGGACAATCGGGAGACTGGCGACGAACGGCGCTTTAGCGACCTTGTCGAGGCGCACAACACGCTCAAAGATCCTGCCACCCGCGCCCAGTACGACATCCATTACCGAGAGTACCTAGGCCATCAGCGTGAGACGGCTCAGGAAGCCAGCGACCCACGAGTGGTCGAGAAGGACATGATTGTTCAGGACAGGGTGCTCTCTTTGCTTTGCATGAAGCGCCGGCAAGACGTCAACAATCCGGGTATCGGCGACGAAGAGCTCGAACGTCTGTCGGGCTGTCCGCGCGAGCACCTCGAATTCCACCTGTGGTACCTAAAGGCAAAGGGTTTCATAGGAAGGACCGAGAACGGGACGTTCGCCATCACAGTGCAAGGCATTGATCGCGCCTACTCGGAACGGCAGGAATCTAGGCCGGTCGCTACAAGACTGCTGGAAAGCACGGCCAGCTAA
- a CDS encoding sugar-binding transcriptional regulator: MGRRRQGEAENGKATAEAADQVVNENRTDRLRIRAAWMYFVEQMTQNEIADVLGVGRVTIVRMLAEARARNEVKITIESELLEIVRLERALEKTFGLRQALVAPLSDPNADPIPAIAAKTGMFLSDAMKSGMRVGVGWGVTLFHTLPFISAKSLTDFSVISLLGGVGVARRVNPAEFAWRFAQIFQGDGYLMPTPAVVDSVETKIALVERCGLQEIFEMADALDAVLLSVGGIASATTFSRGGFLKEADREALLARGAVGDLLFHFYDRKGDLVDHPVNSHVMSVDVDRLRKAPIRILTSGGEEKTEALLGAMNLVAPTVLITDEESARRMLAAHGASR, from the coding sequence TTGGGCAGGCGACGGCAGGGCGAAGCTGAAAACGGCAAGGCGACAGCGGAGGCGGCCGACCAGGTCGTCAATGAAAACCGGACCGACCGGCTCAGGATCCGCGCCGCCTGGATGTATTTCGTCGAGCAGATGACACAGAACGAGATCGCCGACGTGCTCGGCGTCGGCCGGGTCACCATCGTGCGCATGCTGGCGGAAGCGAGGGCGCGCAACGAGGTCAAGATCACCATCGAGAGCGAGCTTCTGGAAATCGTGCGCCTGGAGCGCGCGCTGGAAAAGACCTTCGGCCTGCGGCAGGCGCTGGTGGCGCCGCTCTCCGACCCCAACGCCGATCCGATCCCGGCGATCGCCGCCAAGACCGGCATGTTCCTGTCCGACGCCATGAAATCCGGCATGCGGGTCGGCGTCGGCTGGGGCGTGACGCTGTTCCACACCTTGCCTTTCATCAGCGCCAAGTCGCTGACCGACTTCAGCGTGATCTCGCTGCTCGGCGGCGTCGGCGTCGCGCGCCGGGTCAACCCGGCCGAGTTCGCCTGGCGCTTCGCGCAGATTTTTCAGGGCGACGGCTATTTGATGCCGACGCCGGCCGTCGTCGACAGCGTCGAGACCAAGATCGCGCTGGTCGAGCGCTGCGGCCTGCAGGAAATCTTCGAGATGGCCGATGCGCTCGATGCTGTGCTGCTCAGCGTCGGCGGCATCGCGTCGGCCACCACCTTCTCGCGCGGCGGCTTTCTCAAGGAAGCGGACCGGGAGGCCCTGCTTGCGCGTGGCGCCGTCGGCGACCTTCTGTTCCATTTCTACGACCGCAAGGGCGACCTGGTCGACCATCCCGTCAACAGCCATGTGATGTCGGTGGATGTCGATCGGCTGCGCAAGGCTCCGATCCGAATCCTGACCTCCGGCGGCGAAGAGAAGACCGAGGCGCTGCTCGGTGCCATGAACCTGGTCGCGCCGACCGTGCTCATCACCGACGAGGAAAGCGCGCGCCGCATGCTGGCCGCGCATGGCGCGTCGAGGTAG
- the ptsP gene encoding phosphoenolpyruvate--protein phosphotransferase: MERSTIVRVHEGLHARPATRFVKLAKGFESDVELIKDGKAVSAKSSVKLMLLAVKENQEVTVRANGADAIEAIEALIGYLENPRAGLDDESEAGEGGSETAAVAPASEPVAPAAASADGTPKLQGVAASEGVAIGPAFAHFPPEIEGPGRHLQAGEIESELERFRGAVASVQARMDRTLAENNLAAGDRGIVAALRDIAADDSLTGEVERLIKGGDDAVSAVIAAAATIAADFSAVDDHYLNARADDVHAVGGQICLVLLGQDEVSLETIPQGAILIADDIGAWDLARAPLKRIGGVVCGHGGATSHIAIIARSHGVPAVLGLGDKINELRAAKEVAIDGNAGHVIVDPDGATRSDFNKRVEAAAQERAGLKVFKSVTPTRADGTVIEVAANIGSLEEIEAAQEAGAMGVGLFRTELLFMRHMHLPSEDMQAETYSALARAFAPHSVIVRTLDIGGDKPIAGIEFPDEENPFLGWRGIRMCLDRPDIFKRQLRALLRAAVHGNIKVMLPMVSEIAEVTRTRALVDECATELKAEGVPHASFDLGVMIETPAAVLIASALAKEVAFFSIGTNDLTQYIMAADRLNPTVAKLNDVTNPAVMSAIELTAKAGVAAGIMVGMCGEAAGRPDLIPAFIGMGLTELSMSPASIQRAKKTIAAMAPER, encoded by the coding sequence ATGGAACGCTCGACCATCGTCAGAGTGCACGAAGGTTTGCACGCCCGTCCCGCCACGCGGTTCGTAAAACTCGCCAAGGGTTTTGAATCCGATGTCGAGCTGATCAAGGACGGCAAGGCGGTCAGCGCCAAGAGCTCGGTCAAGCTGATGCTGCTGGCGGTCAAGGAAAACCAGGAAGTCACCGTGCGCGCCAACGGCGCCGACGCCATCGAGGCGATCGAGGCGCTGATCGGCTATCTGGAGAATCCGCGCGCCGGTCTCGACGACGAGAGCGAAGCGGGTGAGGGCGGCTCTGAAACCGCAGCCGTCGCACCTGCGTCGGAGCCCGTAGCACCGGCTGCAGCGTCGGCGGATGGAACGCCGAAACTGCAGGGCGTAGCCGCCAGTGAGGGCGTGGCGATCGGGCCGGCCTTCGCCCATTTCCCGCCGGAGATCGAGGGGCCGGGCAGGCACCTGCAGGCCGGCGAGATCGAAAGCGAGCTGGAGCGCTTCCGCGGCGCCGTCGCCAGCGTCCAGGCGCGCATGGACCGCACGCTTGCCGAGAACAATCTCGCCGCCGGCGACCGCGGCATCGTCGCGGCTTTGCGCGACATCGCCGCCGACGACAGCCTGACCGGCGAGGTCGAAAGACTGATCAAGGGCGGTGACGATGCGGTCTCCGCGGTCATCGCGGCCGCGGCCACCATCGCCGCCGATTTCAGCGCGGTCGACGACCATTATCTCAATGCCCGGGCCGACGACGTCCATGCCGTCGGCGGGCAGATCTGCCTGGTGCTGCTCGGCCAGGACGAGGTCAGCCTGGAGACCATCCCTCAAGGCGCGATCCTGATTGCCGACGACATCGGTGCCTGGGATCTGGCGCGCGCGCCGCTGAAGCGCATCGGCGGCGTGGTCTGCGGCCATGGCGGCGCCACCTCGCACATCGCCATCATCGCCCGCTCGCACGGCGTTCCGGCCGTGCTGGGTCTGGGAGACAAGATCAACGAGTTGCGTGCGGCCAAGGAGGTCGCCATCGACGGCAATGCCGGGCATGTCATCGTCGATCCGGATGGGGCGACGCGCTCCGATTTCAACAAGCGCGTTGAAGCCGCGGCGCAGGAGCGCGCCGGGCTGAAAGTGTTCAAGAGCGTGACGCCGACCCGCGCGGATGGCACGGTGATCGAGGTCGCGGCCAATATCGGCTCGCTGGAAGAGATCGAGGCGGCGCAGGAAGCCGGCGCCATGGGCGTCGGCCTGTTCCGCACCGAGCTGCTCTTCATGCGCCACATGCACCTGCCTTCGGAAGACATGCAGGCCGAGACCTACAGCGCGCTGGCCAGGGCGTTCGCGCCGCATTCGGTCATCGTACGCACGCTCGACATCGGCGGCGACAAGCCGATCGCCGGCATCGAATTCCCCGACGAGGAGAACCCCTTCCTCGGCTGGCGCGGCATCCGCATGTGCCTGGATCGTCCCGACATCTTCAAGAGGCAGTTGCGGGCACTGCTCAGGGCCGCGGTTCACGGCAACATCAAGGTGATGCTGCCGATGGTCTCGGAAATCGCCGAGGTGACGCGGACCCGCGCGCTGGTCGATGAATGCGCGACCGAGTTGAAGGCCGAAGGCGTGCCGCATGCAAGCTTCGACCTCGGCGTGATGATCGAGACGCCAGCCGCCGTGCTGATCGCGTCGGCGCTGGCGAAGGAAGTGGCGTTCTTCTCGATCGGCACCAACGACCTCACCCAGTACATCATGGCCGCCGACCGCCTCAACCCGACGGTCGCCAAGCTTAACGACGTCACCAATCCGGCGGTGATGTCGGCGATCGAGCTGACGGCCAAGGCGGGTGTCGCCGCCGGCATCATGGTGGGCATGTGCGGCGAGGCCGCCGGCCGTCCGGACCTGATCCCGGCCTTCATCGGGATGGGCCTGACCGAGCTCAGCATGAGCCCGGCCTCGATCCAGCGCGCCAAGAAGACCATCGCGGCGATGGCGCCCGAAAGATAG
- a CDS encoding PTS glucitol/sorbitol transporter subunit IIA codes for MSVLLKTRVTAIGPEVADLAEGGVLILFADGSPPELAEVSVLHKTEEGPSDDAPATGASITLGPVSATITAVGSTAWSKVREMGHVVISFNGASEAERPGEVCASEVDTGALVAALTPGAVITIAA; via the coding sequence ATGTCGGTTCTTCTCAAGACACGGGTCACGGCAATTGGACCCGAAGTGGCGGACCTCGCCGAAGGCGGCGTGCTCATCCTGTTCGCGGATGGCTCGCCTCCCGAACTGGCCGAGGTCTCCGTGCTGCACAAGACGGAAGAAGGCCCGAGCGACGATGCGCCGGCAACAGGCGCCTCCATCACGCTCGGGCCGGTCTCGGCGACGATAACGGCGGTCGGCTCCACGGCCTGGAGCAAGGTCCGCGAGATGGGTCATGTCGTGATCTCTTTCAACGGAGCATCCGAGGCCGAAAGGCCGGGTGAGGTTTGCGCGTCCGAGGTCGATACCGGAGCGCTCGTGGCCGCCCTTACACCGGGCGCTGTCATCACCATCGCCGCCTGA
- a CDS encoding PTS glucitol/sorbitol transporter subunit IIB, with protein sequence MAKTYKAVKISKGSTGWGGPLVIEPTEQRNKVVSVTGGGIHPVAQLIADMTGAQAVDGFKSPPIESEMAVVVVDCGGTARCGVYPRKRIPTVNLTPVGQAGPLAQFITEDIYVSGVKPANVAMADGSEAVTTAGGAASMSSSNNTTARAAEPLPSEGGLIGLISSIGRVMGRVVGIFFNSGRRTIDQVVRNVLPFMAFVTMLIGLILYTGIGDVLAQPMGPLANNIVGLLVISAICGLPFLSPILGPGAVIAQVIGVAIIGPQIANGTISPAMALPALFAYNTQVGCDFVPVGLALGEAKPKTIEIGVPAVLISRQIMGPVSVLIAWVVSLIVF encoded by the coding sequence ATGGCCAAGACATACAAGGCAGTAAAGATATCGAAGGGGTCGACCGGTTGGGGCGGCCCCCTGGTCATCGAGCCGACCGAGCAGCGCAACAAGGTCGTGTCGGTAACCGGTGGCGGCATCCATCCGGTGGCGCAGCTCATTGCCGACATGACCGGCGCCCAGGCTGTCGACGGCTTCAAGTCGCCGCCGATCGAAAGCGAGATGGCGGTCGTCGTCGTCGACTGCGGCGGCACCGCGCGCTGCGGCGTCTACCCGCGCAAGCGTATCCCGACCGTCAATCTGACGCCGGTCGGCCAGGCGGGTCCGCTCGCCCAGTTCATCACGGAAGACATCTACGTTTCGGGCGTGAAGCCGGCCAATGTCGCAATGGCGGACGGATCCGAAGCGGTCACCACTGCGGGGGGAGCAGCATCGATGAGTTCAAGCAACAACACCACAGCCAGGGCGGCCGAGCCGCTGCCGAGCGAAGGCGGGCTTATCGGCCTGATCAGCTCGATCGGCCGCGTCATGGGCCGCGTGGTCGGCATCTTCTTCAACTCCGGCCGCCGCACCATCGATCAGGTCGTCCGCAACGTGCTGCCCTTCATGGCTTTCGTGACCATGCTGATCGGCCTGATCCTCTATACCGGCATCGGCGATGTGCTGGCGCAGCCGATGGGTCCGCTGGCCAACAACATCGTCGGCCTGCTGGTCATCTCGGCCATCTGCGGCCTGCCGTTCCTGTCGCCCATCCTGGGACCGGGCGCGGTCATCGCCCAGGTCATCGGCGTCGCCATCATCGGCCCGCAGATCGCCAACGGCACCATCTCGCCCGCAATGGCGCTGCCGGCGCTGTTTGCCTACAACACCCAGGTGGGCTGCGACTTCGTTCCTGTCGGTCTGGCGCTCGGTGAGGCCAAGCCGAAGACGATCGAAATCGGCGTGCCGGCGGTGCTCATCAGCCGCCAGATCATGGGCCCGGTCTCCGTGCTGATCGCATGGGTCGTGTCCCTGATCGTGTTCTAA
- a CDS encoding PTS glucitol/sorbitol transporter subunit IIC — translation MSVITLLAQHADLAVHNLHVAGTMVSDAAWHGKLGVEHATDHLVVLAQATTDNAPVTADQLKEQLKNVQQEEQLGWLTAIGKYFIGIFQKGGEVFAGFVTGIIPTLVVLMTAFYAVTELVGEERVHGLARGAGRIALTRYTVLPVLSVFFLTNPMAYTFGSFLEEKHKPAFYDAAVSYVHPPLGLFPHINPGEYFVWGGMLVALLDLEKRGVIANGYHVKVAIWYAIVGLVVILLKGILTERITAIMARRQGVEL, via the coding sequence ATGTCTGTAATTACACTATTGGCGCAGCATGCGGACCTCGCGGTGCACAACCTGCATGTCGCAGGCACCATGGTTTCGGATGCTGCCTGGCACGGCAAGCTCGGCGTCGAGCATGCCACCGATCATCTCGTGGTCCTGGCGCAGGCGACGACCGACAACGCGCCGGTCACCGCCGATCAGCTCAAGGAACAGCTGAAGAACGTGCAGCAGGAAGAGCAGCTCGGCTGGCTCACCGCCATCGGCAAGTACTTCATCGGCATCTTCCAGAAGGGCGGCGAAGTGTTCGCCGGCTTCGTCACCGGCATCATCCCGACCCTGGTCGTGCTTATGACGGCCTTCTACGCCGTCACCGAGCTGGTCGGCGAGGAGCGCGTCCACGGTCTGGCGCGTGGCGCCGGCCGCATCGCGCTGACCCGCTATACGGTGCTGCCGGTGCTCTCGGTGTTCTTCCTCACCAACCCGATGGCCTACACCTTCGGTTCCTTCCTGGAAGAAAAGCACAAGCCTGCCTTCTACGACGCGGCAGTGTCCTATGTGCATCCCCCGCTCGGCCTCTTCCCGCACATCAACCCCGGTGAATATTTCGTCTGGGGCGGCATGCTGGTCGCGCTGCTCGACCTCGAGAAGCGGGGCGTCATCGCCAATGGTTATCACGTCAAGGTAGCCATCTGGTACGCCATCGTCGGCCTCGTCGTCATCCTGCTGAAGGGCATCCTGACCGAGCGCATCACGGCCATCATGGCACGCCGCCAGGGCGTCGAGCTCTAA
- a CDS encoding transcriptional regulator GutM, translated as MAIWQWALLLLFVVWALQSLGVWLQMRHYSDVFKGVTSQYKDGFVGAGNFRGRLAKGTIALIVVTPDLIVRRMMVMSGRSVLTKFKRHEEFEGIPLDRLRSNPAIMGEGEPGVAEAVKRAIEQIDRARSEPGKKPGLAGLNIARA; from the coding sequence ATGGCAATCTGGCAGTGGGCACTGCTTCTGCTGTTTGTTGTCTGGGCGCTGCAATCGTTGGGCGTCTGGCTGCAGATGCGGCATTATTCGGATGTCTTCAAAGGCGTCACCAGCCAGTACAAGGACGGTTTCGTCGGCGCGGGCAATTTCCGCGGACGCCTGGCCAAGGGCACCATCGCGCTCATCGTCGTGACGCCGGATCTCATCGTGCGCCGCATGATGGTCATGAGCGGCCGTTCGGTGCTGACCAAGTTCAAGCGACATGAAGAATTCGAGGGTATCCCCCTCGATCGACTCCGGTCCAACCCTGCGATCATGGGGGAGGGGGAACCCGGTGTGGCCGAGGCCGTGAAACGGGCGATCGAGCAGATCGACCGCGCACGGTCGGAGCCGGGGAAGAAGCCGGGCCTGGCCGGCTTGAACATAGCAAGGGCTTAA
- a CDS encoding HAD family phosphatase, whose product MAQTRLMIFDCDGVLVDSEPLAAKAYERVYEKHGMPGVHGGIIAQCIGMKQADIIVKIKELTGHQFPPAADGDIWAETKLLFSEELKPTPGIAPFLSALAGNRCVASSSSVERINHSLSVTGLSRFFGEAIFSSSMVKNGKPAPDIFLYAAEKMGAKPTDCIVVEDSPFGVQGAVAAGMIAIGYTGGGHTYPEHGARLKAAGADFVCADWHEVARQLAELGVPA is encoded by the coding sequence GTGGCGCAAACCAGACTTATGATTTTCGACTGCGACGGCGTTCTCGTCGACAGCGAGCCGCTCGCCGCCAAGGCTTACGAGCGCGTCTACGAGAAGCACGGCATGCCGGGCGTGCATGGCGGCATCATCGCGCAATGCATCGGCATGAAGCAGGCCGACATCATCGTGAAGATCAAGGAACTGACCGGCCACCAGTTCCCCCCGGCGGCCGATGGCGACATCTGGGCCGAGACCAAGCTGCTCTTCTCCGAGGAGTTGAAGCCGACGCCGGGGATCGCGCCATTCCTCAGCGCGCTTGCCGGAAACCGTTGCGTCGCCTCGTCGTCCTCGGTCGAGCGTATCAACCACAGCCTGTCGGTCACGGGATTGTCGCGCTTCTTCGGCGAGGCGATCTTTTCCTCCTCGATGGTGAAGAACGGTAAGCCGGCGCCGGACATCTTCCTCTACGCCGCCGAGAAGATGGGTGCGAAGCCGACCGACTGTATCGTGGTAGAGGATTCGCCCTTCGGCGTTCAGGGCGCGGTGGCTGCCGGCATGATCGCGATCGGCTATACCGGCGGCGGTCACACCTATCCCGAGCACGGCGCGCGGCTGAAAGCCGCCGGCGCCGATTTTGTCTGCGCCGACTGGCACGAGGTTGCCCGGCAATTGGCGGAGCTTGGTGTCCCGGCCTAA
- a CDS encoding DUF930 domain-containing protein, with product MNGKMREWFRNWRWALAASLFLHVLIAAFLFFGLPRPEQQPDQQEQPVNVAIVPPPEQPKPKPAPKPPEPKPEQKVEKPPEQPAPKPPAPQPPKPQDIPVLKRVFQYGEKDTGPEKSLNGGSAPANAPSPTQNEPAKPPVAPKPAPGQPASPATPEQQADANKPQEKPATAATEEKPAQSEEKQATEDADKQQQDKQETAPETAEKPAAVPLKPLTAESGDKPAPPSMAEKAKPSKAMKFKSARALRAPSGNPARSNSADSAAAGAPIYSGLPGVRKLYSPGATGNMQATSSMENVPRDQRIANLCANVLNQELQSADYAPKWLPTIPLKQGNVLNPPQAAFSTTTQWYDLSFRCEVDADATRVLSFNFRVGGLVPPGDWTRRRFPSLR from the coding sequence ATGAACGGCAAGATGCGGGAATGGTTTCGGAATTGGCGATGGGCCTTGGCCGCATCGCTGTTCCTGCATGTCCTGATTGCAGCGTTCCTGTTCTTTGGCCTGCCGAGGCCCGAGCAACAGCCGGACCAGCAGGAACAGCCGGTCAACGTCGCGATCGTGCCGCCGCCGGAACAGCCAAAGCCGAAGCCTGCTCCGAAGCCGCCGGAGCCGAAACCTGAACAGAAGGTCGAAAAGCCGCCTGAGCAGCCGGCTCCGAAGCCACCGGCTCCGCAGCCGCCGAAGCCGCAGGACATCCCGGTTCTGAAGCGCGTTTTCCAGTACGGCGAGAAGGATACCGGCCCGGAGAAATCTCTGAACGGGGGCAGCGCTCCGGCCAATGCGCCATCGCCGACCCAGAATGAGCCCGCGAAGCCGCCGGTCGCGCCGAAGCCCGCGCCCGGCCAGCCCGCTTCGCCTGCAACGCCCGAGCAGCAGGCTGACGCCAATAAGCCTCAAGAGAAACCGGCAACCGCCGCGACGGAGGAAAAACCCGCTCAAAGCGAGGAGAAGCAGGCGACGGAGGATGCTGACAAACAGCAGCAGGACAAGCAGGAAACAGCTCCGGAAACCGCCGAAAAGCCTGCGGCCGTGCCGTTAAAGCCATTGACGGCCGAGTCAGGCGACAAGCCCGCGCCTCCATCCATGGCCGAAAAGGCAAAACCTTCCAAGGCGATGAAGTTCAAATCCGCAAGAGCCTTGAGAGCGCCAAGCGGGAACCCGGCAAGGTCGAACTCCGCCGACAGCGCGGCTGCGGGAGCGCCGATCTATTCCGGCCTGCCGGGCGTCAGGAAACTTTACTCGCCGGGTGCGACCGGCAATATGCAGGCTACGAGCTCGATGGAGAACGTGCCGCGCGATCAGCGCATAGCCAATCTTTGCGCCAACGTCCTGAACCAGGAACTGCAAAGTGCCGACTACGCGCCGAAATGGCTGCCGACCATCCCCCTGAAGCAGGGCAATGTTCTCAACCCTCCGCAGGCCGCCTTCAGCACGACAACCCAATGGTACGATCTGAGCTTCCGCTGCGAGGTCGACGCCGATGCGACGAGGGTCCTATCCTTCAACTTCCGTGTAGGGGGATTGGTCCCGCCGGGGGACTGGACCCGGCGTCGCTTCCCCAGTCTCCGCTAG
- a CDS encoding pyruvate dehydrogenase complex dihydrolipoamide acetyltransferase, producing the protein MPTEVILPKVDMDMATGQISRWFAEEGARVKKGDVLFEIETDKAAMEIDAPASGTLRNVTGKERVDIPVGEPVAWIYADDEVYSAETPQNKAPISPLVGEMSAQPTGAGVVPPTSHSVRPPSDLPAVSPTRGEISQSQGPARATPLARRLAREANLDLSAMAGSGPRGRVVRADVEAAVAAKGTATLAKPAAEIPAEVPFAPAPAPKPMSDDQVLKLFAEGSYELVPHDNMRKTIARRLVEAKSTIPHFYLTLDCELDALLALRTQLNASAPMRETDKGEVPAYKLSVNDMVIKAMAMALMAVPDANASWTENAMVKHKHADVGVAVSIPGGLITPIIRHADEKTLSVISNEMKDLASRARSRKLKPEEYQGGTTAVSNLGMFGIKDFAAVINPPHATILAVGAGEERAVVKKGEIKIATVMSVTLSTDHRAVDGALGAELLGAFKRMIENPMGMLV; encoded by the coding sequence ATGCCGACAGAAGTCATTCTTCCCAAGGTCGACATGGACATGGCGACCGGCCAGATCTCGCGCTGGTTCGCCGAGGAGGGCGCTCGCGTCAAGAAGGGTGACGTGCTCTTCGAGATCGAGACCGACAAGGCGGCGATGGAGATCGACGCGCCGGCCAGCGGCACGCTTCGCAACGTCACTGGCAAGGAGCGCGTCGACATTCCCGTCGGTGAGCCCGTCGCCTGGATCTATGCCGACGATGAAGTGTATTCGGCTGAGACGCCGCAGAACAAGGCGCCAATCTCCCCCCTCGTGGGCGAGATGTCGGCGCAGCCGACAGGTGCGGGCGTTGTCCCGCCAACCTCTCATTCCGTCCGGCCCCCCTCAGACCTGCCGGCCGTCTCCCCCACAAGGGGGGAGATCAGCCAATCGCAGGGGCCCGCCCGAGCCACGCCTTTGGCTCGACGCTTGGCCCGTGAGGCAAATCTGGACCTCTCGGCCATGGCAGGCAGCGGCCCGCGCGGCCGTGTCGTGCGCGCCGACGTCGAGGCCGCGGTCGCAGCGAAAGGCACGGCCACCCTCGCTAAGCCGGCCGCCGAGATTCCGGCCGAAGTCCCGTTCGCCCCGGCGCCCGCGCCCAAGCCGATGTCGGACGACCAGGTGCTGAAGCTGTTCGCCGAAGGCTCCTACGAGCTCGTTCCGCATGACAACATGCGCAAGACCATCGCGCGCCGCCTGGTCGAGGCGAAGTCCACCATCCCGCATTTCTATCTGACGCTGGACTGCGAGCTCGACGCGCTTCTGGCGTTGCGCACGCAGTTGAATGCCTCAGCACCCATGAGGGAGACCGACAAGGGCGAGGTTCCGGCCTACAAGCTCTCGGTCAATGACATGGTGATCAAGGCGATGGCGATGGCGCTGATGGCGGTGCCGGATGCGAACGCCTCCTGGACCGAGAACGCCATGGTCAAGCACAAGCACGCCGATGTCGGCGTCGCCGTGTCGATCCCCGGCGGCCTGATCACGCCGATCATCCGGCATGCCGATGAAAAGACGCTGTCGGTGATCTCCAACGAGATGAAGGATTTGGCCAGCCGTGCCAGGAGCCGCAAGCTGAAGCCGGAAGAGTATCAGGGCGGCACGACGGCGGTGTCCAATCTCGGCATGTTCGGCATCAAGGACTTTGCCGCCGTCATCAACCCGCCGCATGCGACGATCCTGGCGGTCGGCGCGGGCGAGGAGCGTGCGGTGGTGAAGAAGGGTGAGATCAAGATTGCCACGGTGATGTCAGTGACGCTTTCGACCGACCACCGCGCGGTCGACGGCGCGCTCGGCGCCGAACTGCTCGGCGCCTTCAAGCGCATGATCGAAAACCCGATGGGCATGCTGGTGTAA
- a CDS encoding alpha-ketoacid dehydrogenase subunit beta, with product MDAAVRELSYAQAIQEAMAIAMDMDERVFLMGEDIGVYGGAFQVTGDLVERYGTDRVIDTPISELGGAGVAVGAAVTGMRPIFEFQFSDFATLGMEQIVNQAAKMRFMLGGEVSVPVVMRFPAGSGTGAAAQHSQSLEAWLGHVPGLKVIQPATPHDAKGMLLAAVADPDPVMIFEHKLLYKMKGHVPEGHYTVPIGKAEIRREGRDLTIVATSIMVQKALDAAAALEGEGIDIEVVDLRTIRPIDRQTIIDSVKKTSRLLCVYEAVKTLGIGAEVSALVAESEAFDYLDAPIVRLGGAETPIPYNPDLEKATVPQVPDIIAAARDLVKGVR from the coding sequence ATGGACGCCGCGGTGCGTGAACTGAGCTACGCCCAGGCGATCCAGGAAGCCATGGCGATCGCCATGGACATGGACGAGCGCGTCTTCCTGATGGGCGAGGATATCGGCGTTTATGGCGGCGCCTTCCAGGTGACCGGCGACCTCGTCGAACGGTACGGCACCGACCGGGTGATCGACACGCCGATTTCCGAACTGGGCGGTGCAGGCGTCGCGGTTGGCGCGGCCGTCACCGGCATGCGGCCGATCTTCGAATTCCAGTTCTCGGATTTCGCCACGCTCGGCATGGAGCAGATCGTCAACCAGGCGGCCAAGATGCGCTTCATGCTGGGCGGCGAGGTCTCGGTGCCGGTTGTGATGCGTTTCCCTGCCGGCTCCGGCACGGGTGCAGCCGCCCAACACAGCCAGAGCCTGGAAGCCTGGCTCGGCCATGTGCCTGGCCTGAAGGTGATCCAGCCGGCGACGCCGCACGATGCCAAGGGCATGCTGCTGGCCGCCGTTGCCGATCCGGATCCGGTGATGATCTTCGAGCACAAGCTGCTCTACAAGATGAAGGGCCATGTGCCGGAAGGCCACTATACCGTTCCGATCGGCAAGGCCGAGATCCGCCGCGAAGGTCGCGACCTCACCATCGTCGCCACGTCGATCATGGTGCAGAAGGCGCTTGACGCTGCTGCCGCGCTGGAAGGCGAAGGCATCGACATCGAGGTGGTCGACTTGCGCACCATCCGCCCGATCGACAGGCAGACCATCATCGACAGCGTGAAGAAAACCTCGCGCCTGCTTTGCGTCTACGAAGCGGTGAAGACGCTCGGCATCGGCGCGGAAGTAAGCGCGCTAGTCGCCGAAAGCGAGGCCTTCGATTATCTCGATGCGCCGATCGTGCGCCTGGGCGGCGCCGAGACGCCGATCCCTTACAATCCGGACCTGGAAAAGGCCACCGTGCCGCAGGTTCCCGACATCATCGCCGCAGCGCGCGACCTCGTGAAAGGGGTCCGCTGA